In Streptomyces capitiformicae, one genomic interval encodes:
- a CDS encoding HAD family hydrolase: MLSVVENHSLPRTAAFFDLDKTVIAKSSTLTFSKSFYQGGLINRRAALRTAYTQFVFLAGGADHDQMERMRKYLSALCRGWNVQQVKDIVAETLHDLIDPIIYDEAASLIEEHHIAGRDVVIVSTSGAEVVEPIGELLGADRVVATRMVVGDDGCFTGEVEYYAYGPTKAEAIRELAESEEYDLAHCYAYSDSATDLPMLEVVGHPHAVNPDRTLRKEALARGWPILDFHRPVRLKQRLAVPPRPALLAAAAIGAAAATAGLVWYASRRRVATA; the protein is encoded by the coding sequence ATGCTCAGCGTCGTGGAAAACCACTCCTTGCCTCGCACAGCGGCCTTCTTCGACCTGGACAAGACGGTCATCGCGAAGTCGAGCACGCTCACGTTCAGCAAGTCGTTCTACCAAGGCGGCCTGATCAACCGCAGGGCCGCCCTGCGTACGGCATACACCCAGTTCGTGTTCCTCGCGGGCGGCGCCGACCACGACCAGATGGAGCGGATGCGGAAGTATCTGTCCGCGCTGTGCCGGGGCTGGAACGTCCAACAAGTGAAGGACATCGTCGCCGAGACCCTTCACGACCTGATCGACCCGATCATCTACGACGAGGCCGCCTCCCTCATCGAGGAGCATCACATCGCGGGGCGGGACGTCGTGATCGTCTCCACCTCCGGTGCCGAGGTGGTCGAGCCGATCGGTGAACTCCTCGGGGCGGACCGTGTGGTGGCGACCCGCATGGTCGTCGGCGACGACGGCTGCTTCACCGGCGAGGTGGAGTACTACGCCTACGGCCCGACCAAGGCCGAGGCGATCCGAGAGCTGGCCGAGTCCGAGGAGTACGACCTGGCACACTGCTACGCGTACAGCGACTCGGCGACCGATCTGCCGATGCTGGAGGTCGTGGGGCACCCGCACGCGGTGAACCCGGACCGGACGCTCCGCAAGGAGGCCCTCGCGCGCGGGTGGCCGATTCTGGACTTCCATCGGCCGGTGCGTCTGAAGCAGCGGCTGGCCGTACCGCCGCGCCCCGCGCTGCTCGCGGCCGCCGCCATAGGAGCCGCCGCCGCCACCGCGGGGCTCGTCTGGTACGCGAGCCGGCGCCGTGTGGCAACCGCCTGA
- a CDS encoding Fic family protein gives MSTTGATADPLAALGELPGVAESVESVRKSVDRVYGHRVMRRRSNAVTSEAALRGARGSAALSAADWALEEVRRRTDFSGQDDDEARTMGAALRLTAEAGQLLSIWRQSPLRVLARLHLVAAGEDHARVGRPRQEGEPVDEPLVELPLPTAVEVSGRLDGLAELIIKGSSAPALVTAAVVHGELLALRPFGFHNGLVARAAERIVLIGSGLDPKSVCPAEVGHAELGRAAYLAALDGYASGTPEGMAAWIAHCGRAIELGARESTAVCEALQRGAA, from the coding sequence ATGAGTACGACAGGTGCGACCGCCGATCCGCTCGCGGCCCTGGGTGAGCTTCCCGGTGTGGCGGAGTCCGTGGAGTCCGTGCGCAAGTCCGTGGACCGGGTCTATGGCCACCGCGTGATGCGGCGGCGCAGCAACGCGGTCACCTCCGAGGCGGCCCTGCGCGGCGCGCGCGGCTCCGCGGCGCTGTCCGCCGCCGACTGGGCCCTCGAAGAGGTGCGCCGTCGTACGGACTTCAGCGGCCAGGACGACGACGAGGCGCGCACCATGGGCGCCGCCCTGCGGCTGACCGCCGAGGCGGGCCAGTTGCTGTCCATCTGGCGGCAGTCGCCCCTTCGGGTACTGGCCCGGCTGCACCTGGTGGCGGCAGGTGAGGACCACGCGCGCGTGGGGCGGCCCCGGCAGGAAGGTGAGCCGGTCGACGAGCCGCTGGTCGAGTTGCCGCTGCCGACTGCCGTCGAGGTCTCCGGGCGGCTGGACGGCCTCGCCGAACTGATCATCAAGGGCAGTTCGGCCCCCGCCTTGGTGACCGCGGCCGTCGTCCATGGCGAACTGCTCGCGCTGCGGCCCTTCGGCTTCCACAACGGCCTCGTCGCGCGCGCGGCCGAGCGGATCGTGCTGATCGGTAGTGGTCTCGACCCCAAGTCCGTCTGTCCCGCGGAGGTCGGTCACGCGGAACTCGGCCGGGCCGCCTACCTCGCCGCCCTGGACGGCTATGCCTCCGGCACTCCGGAGGGTATGGCCGCCTGGATCGCCCACTGCGGCAGGGCGATCGAGTTGGGCGCGCGCGAATCGACGGCCGTGTGCGAGGCGCTGCAGCGGGGAGCCGCGTAA
- a CDS encoding polysaccharide deacetylase family protein → MAVTQRIAVGVTLAATCAVALAGCGFGEKREAGRQGVPGATKGAPAPPKATVRLIGDGSTAYTGVQPHLRRPERMKPGQRPPQFVIFSWDGAGEDGQRLFSHFREVARANGATMTYFLSGVYLLPDEKRDLYRPPQHSPGRSDIGFNDLRGIKDTVGQLRGAWLEGNEIGTHFNGHFCGKGGGVGEWSVEEWKSEIAQAKAFVRAWKTNTGTKEAEPLPFDYDKELIGGRTPCLEGRKNFMRAARELDFRYDTSGVNNQVWPDKEDGLWDLSMQLVPVPGHAYETLTMDYNFYMNQSGARTGKPAKRERWGDQFRDGLLAGFERAYQGNRAPLIIGNHFESWNGGVYMRAVEETIEAVCGKPEVRCVSFRQLADWLDAQDPKVLGRLRTLDVGESPKQGWKTFLSTDPAPAPRGVPGAPAARPKGPKG, encoded by the coding sequence ATGGCTGTTACCCAGAGGATCGCCGTCGGTGTCACGCTCGCCGCGACCTGCGCCGTGGCGCTCGCCGGCTGCGGGTTCGGAGAGAAGAGGGAGGCCGGCCGGCAGGGGGTGCCCGGTGCGACGAAGGGCGCCCCGGCCCCGCCCAAGGCCACGGTCCGGCTGATCGGGGACGGCTCCACCGCGTACACCGGAGTGCAGCCACACCTGCGGCGACCGGAACGGATGAAGCCCGGTCAGCGGCCACCGCAGTTCGTGATCTTCTCCTGGGACGGCGCGGGCGAGGACGGTCAGCGGCTCTTCTCCCACTTCCGCGAGGTGGCCCGGGCCAACGGCGCGACGATGACGTACTTCCTCAGCGGCGTATACCTGTTGCCGGACGAGAAGCGGGACCTGTACCGCCCCCCGCAGCACTCACCGGGGCGCTCGGACATCGGCTTCAACGACCTCCGGGGAATCAAGGACACCGTCGGACAGCTGCGCGGCGCGTGGCTGGAGGGCAACGAGATCGGCACGCACTTCAACGGCCACTTCTGCGGCAAGGGTGGCGGGGTCGGCGAGTGGTCGGTGGAGGAGTGGAAGAGCGAGATCGCCCAGGCCAAGGCGTTCGTGCGGGCCTGGAAGACCAACACCGGCACAAAGGAGGCCGAACCACTTCCCTTCGACTACGACAAGGAGCTGATCGGCGGCCGCACACCGTGCCTCGAAGGCCGGAAGAACTTCATGCGGGCCGCCCGCGAACTGGACTTCCGCTACGACACCAGCGGCGTCAACAACCAGGTCTGGCCCGACAAGGAGGACGGCCTGTGGGACCTTTCCATGCAGCTCGTCCCCGTCCCCGGCCACGCCTACGAGACGCTGACCATGGACTACAACTTCTACATGAACCAGTCCGGGGCCCGTACGGGCAAACCGGCGAAGCGGGAGCGCTGGGGCGACCAGTTCCGTGACGGACTGCTCGCGGGCTTCGAGCGCGCCTACCAGGGCAACCGCGCGCCCCTGATCATCGGCAACCACTTCGAGTCCTGGAACGGCGGCGTCTATATGCGCGCCGTCGAGGAGACCATCGAGGCGGTCTGCGGCAAGCCCGAGGTGCGCTGCGTCTCCTTCCGGCAACTCGCCGACTGGCTCGACGCCCAGGACCCGAAGGTCCTGGGCAGGCTGCGCACCCTCGACGTCGGTGAGTCCCCCAAGCAGGGCTGGAAGACCTTCCTGTCGACCGATCCGGCTCCGGCCCCGAGGGGGGTCCCCGGCGCTCCGGCGGCCAGGCCGAAGGGGCCGAAGGGGTAG
- the nhaA gene encoding Na+/H+ antiporter NhaA, which produces MPAPPTTPTRKVLGRLSLPERTFVADALRTETVGGVLLLAAAITALIWANVPALHDSYESLSHFHFGPEALGLHLSVAHWAADGLLAIFFFVAGIELKRELVAGDLKDPRAAALPVVAALCGMAVPALVYILTNVTGGGSLVGWAVPTATDIAFALAVLAVIGSSLPSALRAFLLTLAVVDDLFAILIIAVFFTSDLDFAALGGALVGLTVFWLLLRKGVRGWYVYVPLALVVWGLMYNSGVHATIAGVAMGLMLRCTRHEGEAHSPGEHIEHLVRPLSAGLAVPLFALFSAGVVVSGSSLGKVFTQPETLGVVLGLVVGKAVGIFGGTWLTARFTRASLSEDLVWPDVFAVASLAGIGFTVSLLIGELAFEGDPALTDGVKAAVLIGSLIAAVLATVLLKLRNAKYQALWAAEERDDDLDGIPDIYEQDDPAYHLRMAEMYERKAAEHRRLAEVAGGAGDGDDGPA; this is translated from the coding sequence GTGCCCGCGCCCCCCACCACCCCCACCCGCAAGGTCCTAGGACGGCTTTCGCTTCCCGAGCGGACCTTCGTGGCGGACGCGCTGCGCACCGAGACCGTAGGCGGGGTGCTTCTGCTCGCGGCCGCCATCACCGCGCTGATCTGGGCGAACGTCCCCGCGTTGCACGACAGCTACGAGAGCCTCAGTCACTTCCACTTCGGGCCCGAGGCCCTCGGCCTCCATCTGTCCGTCGCGCACTGGGCCGCCGACGGACTCCTCGCGATCTTCTTCTTCGTCGCCGGCATCGAGCTCAAGCGCGAGCTGGTCGCCGGTGATCTCAAGGACCCCAGGGCGGCCGCGCTGCCCGTCGTGGCCGCCCTGTGCGGCATGGCCGTACCGGCGCTCGTCTACATCCTCACCAACGTCACCGGCGGCGGTTCCCTGGTCGGCTGGGCGGTGCCCACAGCGACCGACATCGCGTTCGCGCTCGCCGTACTGGCCGTCATCGGGAGCTCGCTGCCGTCGGCGCTCCGCGCGTTCCTGCTCACCCTCGCCGTCGTCGACGACCTGTTCGCGATCCTGATCATCGCCGTCTTCTTCACCTCCGACCTCGACTTCGCCGCGCTCGGCGGCGCGCTCGTCGGCCTCACCGTGTTCTGGCTGCTGCTCAGGAAGGGCGTCCGCGGGTGGTACGTGTATGTGCCGCTCGCGCTGGTCGTCTGGGGGCTGATGTACAACAGCGGCGTCCACGCCACCATCGCCGGTGTCGCGATGGGCCTGATGCTGCGCTGCACCCGGCACGAAGGGGAGGCGCACTCCCCCGGCGAGCACATCGAACACCTCGTACGACCGCTGTCGGCCGGACTCGCGGTGCCGCTGTTCGCCCTGTTCAGCGCGGGTGTCGTGGTGTCGGGCAGCTCGCTGGGCAAGGTGTTCACGCAGCCGGAGACGCTCGGCGTGGTGCTCGGGCTGGTCGTCGGCAAGGCGGTCGGGATCTTCGGCGGGACCTGGCTGACCGCCCGCTTCACCCGGGCCTCGCTCTCCGAGGACCTGGTGTGGCCGGACGTCTTCGCGGTCGCCTCGCTCGCCGGGATCGGCTTCACCGTGTCGCTGCTCATCGGCGAACTGGCCTTCGAGGGCGACCCGGCGCTCACCGACGGCGTCAAGGCCGCCGTCCTCATCGGTTCGCTCATCGCGGCGGTCCTGGCGACCGTCCTGCTCAAGCTGCGCAACGCCAAGTACCAGGCGCTGTGGGCCGCCGAGGAGCGCGACGACGACCTCGACGGCATCCCCGACATCTACGAACAGGACGACCCGGCGTACCACCTCCGCATGGCCGAGATGTACGAGCGCAAGGCCGCCGAGCACCGCAGGCTTGCCGAAGTGGCGGGCGGGGCAGGCGACGGTGACGACGGTCCGGCATGA
- a CDS encoding SulP family inorganic anion transporter: protein MTACVPTHATDSEPNRAERDHQPHSPPKEPRRRFRIAGADLSASIAVFLIALPLSLGIALATDAPLQAGLVAAAVGGLVAGRLGGSPLQVSGPAAGLTVVTADLIHQYGWRTTCAITVLAGLTQLGLAYLRVARSALAVSPAIVHGMLAGIGVTIAVAQLHIVLGGTPQSSVVANVGALPSQLADLHPGALSLSALTLAVLLAWPRIPGRVGRAVRGLPAALVAVAAATAVASLAGLRLARVDLPSWSSHALPQLPEGPVLGLTAAVLTITLVGSVESLLSAVAVDKLVTARGEPRVPRADLDRELRGQGTANVVSGALGGLPITGVAVRSAANVASGATSRNSTMLHGVWVVAAALLLIPVLELIPLASLAALVMAVGVQMVSLHHIRTVTRHREVLVYAVTTLGVVFLGVLEGVALGIAVAVGVALHRLTRTRITHEEKEGVHHVHVRGQLTFLAVPRLSRALHQVPQGADAVVELDGSFMDHAAYESLQDWRHAHRTFGGSVEITGRAGTRIAEPARVSAAGCRCRPWTPWRNHQCEAPAPAATGSAPEETGEGPSGHQLARGISAFQSNTAPLVRSELARLAREGQQPSQLFLTCADSRLVTSMITSSGPGDLFVVRNVGNLVPLPGEESGDDSVAAAIEYAVDVLKVRSITVCGHSGCGAMQALLTTDPGGARTPLKRWLRHGLPSLERATDNNRPWARLSGREPADMVEQLCLTNVIQQLEHLRAHESVARALREGALELHGMYFHVGEAQAYLLTEEAPESGVFDRVAGTAGTAGPTGTLLHDTRA from the coding sequence ATGACCGCCTGCGTCCCCACCCACGCCACCGACTCGGAACCGAATCGAGCGGAGCGTGACCACCAACCCCACAGCCCCCCGAAGGAACCGCGCCGGCGGTTCCGCATCGCGGGGGCCGACCTGTCCGCCTCGATCGCGGTCTTCCTGATCGCCCTGCCCCTGTCGCTGGGCATCGCCCTCGCCACCGACGCCCCGCTCCAGGCCGGCCTCGTCGCCGCCGCCGTCGGCGGTCTCGTCGCCGGGCGTCTGGGCGGCTCGCCGCTCCAGGTCAGCGGCCCGGCGGCCGGTCTCACCGTCGTCACCGCCGATCTCATCCACCAGTACGGCTGGCGCACCACCTGCGCTATCACCGTCCTCGCCGGCCTCACCCAACTGGGCCTGGCCTACCTGCGCGTGGCCCGCTCCGCGCTCGCCGTCAGCCCCGCGATCGTGCACGGCATGCTCGCCGGCATCGGCGTCACCATCGCCGTCGCCCAGCTCCACATCGTGCTCGGCGGCACCCCGCAGAGCTCGGTCGTCGCCAACGTCGGGGCCCTGCCCTCCCAGTTGGCCGACCTGCACCCCGGCGCGCTGTCGCTGAGCGCGCTCACCCTCGCCGTCCTGCTGGCCTGGCCCCGCATCCCGGGTCGCGTCGGCCGGGCCGTACGTGGACTCCCCGCGGCCCTGGTCGCCGTGGCCGCCGCCACCGCGGTGGCCTCACTCGCCGGACTGCGCCTGGCCCGGGTGGACCTGCCCTCCTGGTCCAGCCACGCCCTTCCGCAGCTGCCCGAGGGCCCCGTCCTGGGCCTCACGGCGGCCGTCCTCACCATCACCCTGGTCGGCAGCGTCGAGTCCCTGCTCTCCGCCGTGGCCGTCGACAAGCTCGTCACCGCCCGCGGCGAACCGCGCGTTCCGCGCGCCGACCTAGACCGGGAACTGCGCGGCCAGGGCACCGCCAACGTGGTCTCCGGCGCCCTCGGCGGCCTGCCGATCACCGGCGTCGCCGTACGCAGCGCGGCCAATGTGGCCTCCGGTGCCACCAGCCGGAACTCCACGATGCTGCACGGCGTTTGGGTAGTAGCGGCCGCACTGCTCCTGATCCCCGTCCTGGAGCTGATCCCCCTCGCCTCACTCGCCGCCCTGGTGATGGCCGTCGGGGTCCAGATGGTGTCCCTGCACCACATCCGCACGGTCACCCGCCACCGTGAGGTGCTCGTCTACGCCGTCACCACGCTCGGCGTCGTCTTCCTCGGCGTACTGGAAGGCGTCGCACTCGGCATCGCCGTGGCCGTCGGCGTCGCCCTGCACCGCCTCACCCGCACCCGTATCACCCACGAGGAGAAGGAAGGAGTCCACCACGTCCACGTACGAGGGCAGTTGACGTTCCTCGCCGTGCCGCGCCTCAGCCGTGCCCTGCACCAGGTCCCCCAAGGGGCCGATGCCGTGGTGGAGCTGGACGGGTCGTTCATGGACCATGCGGCGTACGAGTCGCTGCAGGACTGGCGGCACGCGCACCGTACGTTCGGCGGCTCCGTGGAGATCACCGGCCGGGCCGGTACCCGTATCGCCGAACCCGCCAGGGTCTCGGCGGCCGGTTGCCGCTGTCGGCCATGGACGCCGTGGCGCAACCACCAGTGCGAGGCCCCGGCACCCGCGGCCACCGGCAGCGCGCCGGAGGAGACGGGCGAGGGCCCGAGCGGTCATCAACTGGCGCGTGGCATCAGCGCGTTCCAGAGCAACACCGCCCCCCTGGTCCGCAGCGAGCTGGCCCGGCTGGCGCGTGAGGGACAGCAGCCCTCGCAGCTCTTCTTGACCTGCGCCGACTCCCGGCTCGTCACCTCGATGATCACCTCCAGCGGCCCCGGCGACCTCTTCGTCGTCCGCAATGTCGGCAACCTGGTGCCGCTGCCCGGCGAGGAGAGCGGTGACGACTCGGTGGCGGCGGCCATCGAGTACGCGGTGGACGTGCTGAAGGTGCGGTCCATCACAGTCTGCGGGCACTCCGGCTGCGGCGCGATGCAGGCGCTGCTCACCACCGACCCCGGCGGCGCCCGGACCCCCCTCAAGCGGTGGCTGCGCCACGGGCTGCCCAGCCTCGAGCGCGCGACCGACAACAACAGACCATGGGCCCGGCTCTCGGGCCGCGAACCGGCCGACATGGTCGAACAGCTCTGTCTGACCAACGTCATCCAGCAGTTGGAGCATCTGCGCGCGCACGAGTCCGTGGCCCGCGCCCTGCGCGAGGGCGCGCTCGAACTGCACGGGATGTACTTCCACGTGGGCGAGGCCCAGGCGTATCTGCTGACGGAAGAGGCACCCGAGAGCGGGGTCTTCGACCGGGTCGCCGGTACGGCCGGGACAGCCGGCCCCACCGGGACGCTTCTGCACGACACGCGCGCGTGA
- a CDS encoding phage holin family protein: MTAPDGSPVGAERSVGELFASATAEMSALVHDEIALAKAQLRQDVKRGVVGGGAFTAAGAVLIFSLPMLSFALAYGIRTWSDWNLAICFLLSFAANVLVAVVLALIGVAFSKKAKKGKGPQKVAASMKETAGVLQNAKPHPRQPARTDGGVEAVARSTS, encoded by the coding sequence ATGACCGCACCCGACGGCAGCCCGGTCGGTGCCGAACGCAGTGTCGGTGAGCTGTTCGCCTCGGCGACGGCCGAGATGTCGGCGCTGGTGCATGACGAGATCGCGCTGGCTAAGGCCCAGCTCAGGCAGGACGTCAAGCGCGGTGTGGTCGGCGGCGGGGCGTTCACGGCGGCCGGCGCAGTGCTGATCTTCTCCCTGCCGATGCTGAGCTTCGCCCTGGCGTACGGCATCCGCACCTGGAGCGACTGGAACCTGGCGATCTGCTTCCTGCTGTCGTTCGCGGCGAACGTGCTGGTCGCCGTCGTCCTCGCGCTCATCGGCGTCGCCTTCTCGAAGAAGGCCAAGAAGGGGAAGGGCCCGCAGAAGGTCGCCGCCTCCATGAAGGAGACGGCGGGCGTGCTGCAGAACGCCAAGCCGCACCCCCGTCAGCCCGCCCGGACCGACGGCGGCGTCGAGGCTGTGGCACGCTCGACCTCATGA
- a CDS encoding ATP-binding protein, with translation MKIAFAGKGGSGKTTLSSLFIRHLAASGAPVVAVDADINQHLGAALGLDESEAAELPAMGDRLSLIKNHLRGSNPRIASAETMIKTTPPGEGSRLLRICDPNPVYDACARPVELDGGAIRLMVTGPFTDADLGVACYHSKTGAVELFLNHLVDGRDEYVVVDMTAGSDSFASGMFTRFDMTFLVAEPTRRGISVYRQYKEYASDYGVALKVVGNKVHGQDDLEFLRAEVGDDLLVTVGHSDWVRALEKGRPPRFEHLEEPNRRALRALHEAADATYELRDWERYTRQMVYFHLKNASCWGNERTGADLAAQIDPEFVLDEGLVATV, from the coding sequence ATGAAAATTGCTTTCGCCGGGAAGGGCGGGAGTGGCAAGACCACGCTGTCCTCCCTGTTCATCCGCCATCTCGCCGCTTCCGGAGCTCCGGTCGTCGCCGTCGACGCCGATATCAACCAGCACCTGGGCGCCGCCCTCGGCCTCGACGAGTCGGAGGCCGCCGAGCTGCCCGCGATGGGTGACCGGCTGTCGCTGATCAAGAACCATCTGCGCGGCTCGAACCCGCGGATCGCCTCCGCCGAGACGATGATCAAGACGACGCCGCCCGGCGAGGGCTCCCGCCTGCTGCGGATCTGCGACCCCAATCCGGTCTACGACGCCTGCGCGCGCCCGGTGGAACTCGACGGCGGGGCCATCCGTTTGATGGTCACCGGCCCCTTCACCGACGCCGACCTGGGAGTCGCCTGCTACCACTCCAAGACGGGAGCGGTGGAGCTGTTCCTGAACCACCTGGTGGACGGCCGCGACGAGTACGTGGTGGTCGACATGACGGCCGGTTCGGACTCCTTCGCGTCCGGCATGTTCACCCGCTTCGACATGACGTTCCTCGTCGCCGAGCCGACCCGCAGGGGCATCTCCGTCTACCGGCAGTACAAGGAGTACGCGAGTGACTACGGCGTGGCCCTGAAGGTCGTGGGCAACAAGGTGCACGGGCAGGACGACCTGGAATTCCTGCGTGCCGAGGTCGGGGACGACCTGCTGGTCACCGTCGGCCACTCGGACTGGGTGCGCGCCCTGGAGAAGGGCCGCCCGCCGCGCTTCGAGCACCTGGAGGAGCCCAACCGCCGTGCCCTGCGCGCCCTTCACGAGGCCGCGGACGCCACGTACGAACTGCGCGACTGGGAGCGGTACACCCGCCAGATGGTGTACTTCCACCTGAAGAACGCGAGCTGCTGGGGCAACGAGCGGACCGGAGCCGACCTGGCCGCGCAGATCGACCCCGAGTTCGTCCTGGACGAGGGCCTCGTGGCCACGGTCTGA
- the acs gene encoding acetate--CoA ligase — translation MAWDTTDTLGKGDVVSNESLANLLKEERRFAPPADLAANANVTAAAYEQAKADRLGFWAEQARRLTWAKEPTETLDWSNPPFAKWFKDGELNVAYNCVDRHVEAGNGDRVAIHFEGEPGDSRAITYAELKDEVSKAANALLELGVQAGDRVAVYMPMIPETAVAMLACARIGAAHSVVFGGFSADALATRIQDADAKVVITSDGGYRRGKPSALKPAVDEAIGKVDNVEHVLVVRRTGQEVAFTEGRDVWWHDIVDRQSTEHTPEAFGAEHPLFILYTSGTTGKPKGILHTSGGYLTQASYTHHAVFDLKPETDVYWCTADVGWVTGHSYIVYGPLANGATQVMYEGTPDTPHQGRFWEIVQKYGVTILYTAPTAIRTFMKWGDDIPAKFDLGSLRILGSVGEPINPEAWIWYRKHIGADATPIVDTWWQTETGAMMISPLPGVTETKPGSAQTPLPGISATVVDDEAREVPNGGGGYLVLTEPWPSMLRTIWGDDQRFLDTYWSRFEGKYFAGDGAKKDDDGDIWLLGRVDDVMLVSGHNISTTEVESALVSHPSVAEAAVVGAADETTGQAIVAFVILRGTAAETEDLVGELRNHVGATLGPIAKPKRILPVAELPKTRSGKIMRRLLRDVAENRQLGDVTTLTDSAVMDLIQAKLPAAPSED, via the coding sequence GTGGCCTGGGACACAACGGACACCCTGGGAAAGGGAGATGTCGTGAGCAACGAAAGCCTGGCCAACCTCTTGAAGGAGGAGCGACGCTTCGCGCCGCCCGCTGACCTGGCCGCGAACGCCAACGTCACGGCAGCGGCGTACGAGCAGGCCAAGGCTGACAGGCTCGGTTTCTGGGCGGAGCAGGCCCGGCGGCTGACCTGGGCCAAGGAGCCGACCGAGACGCTGGACTGGTCGAACCCGCCGTTCGCCAAGTGGTTCAAGGACGGCGAGCTCAACGTCGCGTACAACTGCGTCGACCGGCATGTCGAGGCGGGCAATGGTGACCGGGTCGCCATCCACTTCGAGGGCGAGCCCGGGGACAGCCGGGCCATCACCTACGCCGAGCTCAAGGACGAGGTGAGCAAGGCCGCCAACGCCCTGCTGGAGCTGGGGGTTCAGGCCGGCGACCGGGTCGCCGTCTACATGCCGATGATCCCGGAGACGGCCGTGGCGATGCTCGCGTGCGCCCGTATCGGCGCCGCGCACTCCGTCGTCTTCGGCGGCTTCTCCGCCGACGCGCTCGCGACGCGGATCCAGGACGCCGACGCCAAGGTGGTCATCACCTCCGACGGTGGTTACCGGCGCGGGAAGCCCTCCGCGCTCAAGCCGGCCGTCGACGAGGCGATCGGCAAGGTGGACAACGTCGAGCATGTGCTCGTCGTACGGCGTACCGGCCAGGAGGTCGCGTTCACCGAGGGCCGTGACGTGTGGTGGCACGACATCGTCGACCGGCAGTCCACCGAGCACACTCCGGAGGCGTTCGGGGCCGAGCACCCCCTGTTCATCCTCTACACGTCGGGCACCACGGGTAAGCCGAAGGGCATCCTGCACACCTCCGGCGGCTACCTCACCCAGGCGTCGTACACCCACCACGCCGTCTTCGACCTCAAGCCCGAGACGGACGTGTACTGGTGCACGGCCGACGTGGGCTGGGTCACCGGCCACTCCTACATCGTGTACGGACCGCTGGCCAACGGCGCGACGCAGGTCATGTACGAGGGCACGCCGGACACCCCGCACCAGGGGCGCTTCTGGGAGATCGTGCAGAAGTACGGGGTGACGATCCTGTACACGGCGCCCACGGCGATCCGTACGTTCATGAAGTGGGGCGACGACATCCCCGCGAAGTTCGACCTCGGCAGCCTGCGCATCCTGGGCTCGGTCGGCGAACCCATCAACCCCGAGGCCTGGATCTGGTACCGCAAGCACATCGGGGCCGACGCGACGCCGATCGTGGACACCTGGTGGCAGACCGAGACCGGCGCGATGATGATCTCGCCGCTGCCGGGCGTGACGGAGACCAAGCCGGGTTCCGCGCAGACGCCGCTGCCGGGCATCTCGGCCACGGTCGTGGACGACGAGGCCCGGGAAGTCCCCAACGGCGGTGGCGGTTACCTGGTCCTCACCGAGCCGTGGCCGTCGATGCTGCGCACGATCTGGGGCGACGACCAGCGGTTCCTGGACACGTACTGGTCACGGTTCGAGGGCAAGTACTTCGCCGGTGACGGGGCGAAGAAGGACGACGACGGCGACATCTGGCTCCTCGGGCGCGTCGACGACGTGATGCTCGTCTCGGGCCACAACATCTCGACCACCGAGGTGGAGTCGGCGCTCGTCTCGCACCCGTCGGTCGCCGAGGCGGCCGTCGTCGGTGCCGCCGACGAGACCACCGGCCAGGCGATCGTGGCCTTCGTGATCCTGCGCGGTACGGCGGCCGAGACCGAGGACCTGGTCGGCGAGCTGCGCAACCATGTGGGCGCCACCCTCGGCCCCATCGCCAAGCCCAAGCGGATTCTGCCGGTGGCGGAGCTGCCCAAGACCCGCTCCGGGAAGATCATGCGGCGCCTGCTGCGTGACGTGGCGGAGAACCGCCAGCTCGGTGACGTCACCACGCTGACCGACTCCGCGGTGATGGACCTGATCCAGGCCAAGCTGCCCGCGGCGCCCAGCGAGGACTGA